From one Dyella sp. 2HG41-7 genomic stretch:
- a CDS encoding MarR family transcriptional regulator, with amino-acid sequence MKKTTDPSLLLDEQLCFALYAASRRMTAVYRPLLDALELTYPQYLVMLVLWERDALTVRELGDRLQLDSGTLTPLLKRLEQAGLVGRRRRQSDEREVEITLTQAGHNLRERAAEVPRCLADRLCMSVDAFTRLRDELKTLANRLASPNDPRE; translated from the coding sequence ATGAAGAAAACCACCGACCCGTCCCTGCTCCTCGACGAACAGCTTTGCTTCGCGCTGTACGCCGCGTCGCGCCGCATGACCGCGGTGTATCGCCCGTTGCTGGACGCATTGGAGCTCACCTACCCGCAATACCTGGTGATGCTGGTGTTGTGGGAACGGGACGCGCTAACCGTGCGCGAACTCGGCGACCGCCTGCAATTGGATTCGGGCACGCTCACGCCGCTGCTGAAGCGGCTTGAGCAAGCCGGCCTGGTCGGTCGCCGTCGTCGCCAAAGCGACGAGCGCGAAGTGGAAATCACGCTGACCCAAGCGGGCCATAACCTGCGCGAGCGCGCCGCCGAAGTGCCGCGCTGCCTCGCCGATCGACTTTGCATGTCCGTCGACGCCTTTACGCGTCTGCGCGACGAACTCAAAACCCTGGCGAATCGACTCGCCTCCCCCAACGACCCACGAGAGTAA
- a CDS encoding sigma-70 family RNA polymerase sigma factor — MPSETHATLPGTQNARFEACVLPHLDAAYNLAHWLARNDADAQDVAQEAMLRAFRYFHSFHGGDARVWLLAIVRNTFYSLRTNAGPDDLHEAFDDDVHALIDETPSPETRALLSIDVSSLQTALENLPHPLREAIVLRELEECSYKEIASITGQKIGTVMSRLARARERLKVELTRHSTEARRHDVQ; from the coding sequence ATGCCGTCCGAAACCCACGCCACCCTGCCAGGCACCCAAAACGCGCGCTTCGAAGCGTGCGTGCTACCGCATCTGGACGCCGCCTATAACCTGGCGCACTGGTTGGCGCGCAACGATGCGGATGCGCAAGACGTGGCACAGGAGGCGATGCTGCGAGCCTTTCGCTACTTCCACAGCTTTCATGGCGGCGACGCACGCGTGTGGCTCCTCGCGATTGTGCGCAACACGTTCTATTCGCTGCGGACGAACGCAGGGCCTGACGACCTGCACGAAGCGTTCGACGACGATGTTCACGCGCTAATCGACGAAACACCCTCGCCGGAAACGCGCGCGCTCCTTTCGATCGACGTCAGCTCATTGCAGACAGCGCTGGAAAATTTGCCGCATCCGCTGCGCGAAGCGATCGTGCTGCGCGAACTGGAAGAATGCTCGTACAAAGAAATCGCATCGATTACCGGACAGAAAATCGGCACGGTGATGTCGCGGCTCGCGCGCGCCCGCGAACGCCTGAAAGTCGAACTGACCCGCCATTCCACGGAGGCACGCCGTCATGATGTGCAATGA
- a CDS encoding anti-sigma factor translates to MMCNDARLLLHAYLDDELDAAQSVAITRHMQNCPACTARYADYTQIRKGLAQASLYRRAPDALRKQWSSETPASVVAKPPTQARRLSVPLAMAAGFAAALLLAAPLWFYSQQHPSDDTTALVDDAISSHIRSMQPQHLMDVVSTDQHTVKPWFAGKLDFSPRVKDLASEGFPLVGGRLDALDGHTVAALIYKRRLHVVNLYQWPTTTAAEQEATQWHGYTVIRWTSDRMRFVAVSDVSEDDLKQFVLAFQNDAASPQIR, encoded by the coding sequence ATGATGTGCAATGACGCCAGGCTGCTTCTGCACGCCTATCTCGACGACGAACTGGATGCCGCGCAAAGCGTGGCGATTACCCGGCATATGCAAAACTGCCCGGCGTGCACGGCGCGCTATGCCGACTACACGCAAATTCGCAAAGGGCTCGCCCAAGCTTCGCTCTATCGGCGCGCGCCCGATGCCTTGCGCAAGCAATGGTCCAGCGAGACGCCCGCATCCGTCGTCGCAAAGCCACCCACTCAGGCACGACGTCTATCCGTTCCGCTCGCCATGGCCGCAGGATTTGCGGCGGCGTTGCTGCTCGCCGCGCCGCTTTGGTTCTACAGCCAGCAACATCCTTCCGACGACACGACAGCGCTGGTGGACGATGCCATTTCCAGCCATATCCGTTCGATGCAGCCGCAGCATCTGATGGACGTGGTGTCGACCGATCAGCACACCGTCAAGCCATGGTTTGCCGGCAAGCTCGATTTCTCACCGCGCGTAAAAGACCTTGCGAGCGAAGGTTTTCCGCTGGTGGGTGGTCGGCTGGATGCATTGGACGGCCACACCGTCGCCGCGTTGATCTACAAGCGTCGCCTGCATGTAGTCAATCTTTACCAATGGCCCACAACTACCGCCGCCGAGCAGGAAGCGACGCAGTGGCACGGTTACACCGTCATCCGTTGGACGAGCGATCGCATGCGCTTTGTCGCGGTTTCCGATGTAAGCGAGGACGATCTGAAGCAGTTCGTCCTCGCATTCCAGAACGATGCGGCGTCGCCACAGATACGCTAG
- a CDS encoding class III extradiol ring-cleavage dioxygenase has product MNTLPSLYISHGSPMTALHPGQVGDRLAEIAANLPRPKAIVIASAHWLARHPHVGGAAHPETVHDFYGFPQELFDIRYPAPGDPDVAAQVMRLLDQAGLSPQLDNQHGLDHGAWVPLRLLYTHADIPVVPLSIQPHLGPTHQYAVGRALAPLRNQGVLVIGSGSITHNLHDFRAGYSDANEAPYVRPFIDWIEQQIKAGDIDALLDYRRQAPFAERAHPTDEHLLPLYVALGAAGEHAEGQRIDAGIDLGFLAMDIYRFDTTQAAVTAR; this is encoded by the coding sequence ATGAACACGTTGCCCAGCCTCTACATTTCCCACGGCTCGCCGATGACCGCCTTGCATCCGGGCCAAGTGGGAGACCGCTTAGCCGAGATCGCGGCCAACCTACCGCGACCGAAAGCAATCGTGATCGCCAGCGCGCACTGGCTGGCGCGCCATCCCCATGTAGGTGGCGCGGCGCATCCGGAAACCGTGCACGACTTCTACGGTTTTCCGCAGGAATTGTTCGACATTCGGTATCCAGCGCCCGGCGATCCCGACGTGGCGGCGCAGGTGATGCGGCTGCTCGACCAGGCGGGTCTTTCGCCTCAGCTCGACAACCAGCATGGTCTCGATCATGGCGCGTGGGTGCCGCTGCGTCTGCTGTATACGCACGCGGACATCCCAGTCGTGCCGCTGTCGATCCAACCGCATCTTGGACCGACGCATCAGTATGCGGTCGGCCGTGCGCTTGCGCCGTTGCGCAACCAAGGCGTGCTGGTAATCGGTTCCGGCAGCATCACGCACAACCTGCACGATTTTCGCGCGGGTTACAGCGATGCGAACGAAGCGCCGTATGTGCGCCCGTTTATCGACTGGATCGAACAACAGATCAAAGCCGGCGATATCGACGCCCTGCTCGACTATCGCCGTCAAGCGCCGTTCGCCGAACGCGCGCATCCCACCGACGAGCATCTGCTGCCGCTTTACGTGGCGCTCGGCGCTGCCGGCGAACATGCCGAAGGACAACGCATCGATGCCGGCATCGATCTCGGCTTTCTCGCCATGGACATCTATCGTTTCGATACCACGCAGGCCGCCGTCACTGCACGGTGA
- a CDS encoding DEAD/DEAH box helicase — protein MSFESLGLAPALLRALAEQGYAEPTPIQAGAIPVVLEGHDLMAAAQTGTGKTAAFSLPLLQRLSSVQTKGPRKPRALVLTPTRELAAQINDNVRDYGKHLHVSSTTIFGGVGMGPQIQALRRGTDIVIATPGRLVDHMQQRTIDLSQIDVLVLDEADRMLDMGFLPSLKRIVGALPKKRQTLLFSATFAPEIKSLAMQFMQSPHEVSVTPANTVASTVSHQVHPVDASRKRDLLLHVLSQDSRRQSLVFSRTKHGADKLVRHLEQFGLRAAAIHGNKSQNARTRALADFKSGRITVLVATDIAARGIDIDQLPIVINFDLPMVAEDYVHRIGRTGRAGANGLALSLVSHEESGLLRDIRKLLNQEIAINEVPGFELSAPLRLDAHAPRPKPGQRQPQSRSPRQGNNGHRPHGHAQQGKNNGAGEHAMGNRKRRRPRGGKPATGTQR, from the coding sequence ATGTCTTTCGAATCGCTGGGCTTAGCCCCTGCGTTGTTGCGCGCGCTTGCCGAACAGGGCTACGCCGAACCCACTCCGATCCAGGCCGGCGCCATTCCGGTGGTGCTGGAAGGCCACGATCTTATGGCTGCCGCGCAAACCGGCACCGGCAAGACGGCCGCCTTTTCGCTGCCCTTGCTGCAGCGTTTGTCGAGTGTGCAAACCAAGGGTCCGCGCAAGCCGCGTGCGCTGGTGCTCACGCCCACGCGCGAACTCGCCGCGCAAATTAACGACAACGTGCGCGACTACGGCAAACACTTGCACGTGAGCAGCACCACGATCTTCGGCGGCGTCGGCATGGGCCCGCAAATTCAGGCGCTGCGTCGCGGCACCGATATCGTCATCGCCACGCCGGGTCGATTGGTGGATCACATGCAGCAGCGCACGATCGATCTTTCCCAGATCGACGTACTGGTGCTGGACGAAGCCGACCGCATGCTCGACATGGGCTTTCTGCCGTCGCTCAAGCGCATCGTCGGCGCGCTGCCGAAAAAACGTCAGACGCTGCTGTTTTCGGCCACCTTCGCGCCGGAAATCAAATCGCTGGCCATGCAGTTCATGCAATCGCCGCATGAAGTATCGGTCACGCCGGCCAACACGGTCGCAAGCACGGTGAGCCATCAGGTGCATCCGGTCGACGCATCGCGCAAGCGCGACCTGCTGCTGCACGTGCTTAGCCAGGACAGTCGCCGCCAATCGCTCGTGTTTAGCCGCACCAAGCACGGCGCCGACAAGCTCGTGCGTCATCTGGAACAATTCGGCCTGCGCGCCGCGGCGATTCACGGCAACAAGAGTCAGAACGCCCGCACGCGTGCGCTGGCCGATTTCAAGAGCGGCCGCATCACCGTGCTGGTCGCAACGGACATCGCCGCACGCGGCATCGATATCGATCAGCTTCCCATCGTGATCAATTTCGATCTGCCGATGGTGGCGGAAGACTACGTGCATCGCATTGGCCGCACCGGTCGCGCAGGCGCCAACGGCCTGGCGCTTTCGCTGGTCAGCCACGAAGAATCGGGCTTGCTACGCGATATCCGCAAGCTGTTGAACCAGGAAATCGCGATCAACGAAGTGCCCGGTTTCGAGCTGTCCGCGCCGCTGCGGCTGGATGCACACGCACCGCGCCCGAAACCGGGTCAGCGTCAACCGCAATCGCGTTCGCCGCGTCAAGGCAATAACGGGCATCGTCCGCACGGCCATGCGCAGCAAGGCAAAAACAACGGCGCTGGCGAACATGCGATGGGCAATCGCAAACGCCGCCGCCCGCGCGGCGGCAAACCTGCGACGGGAACGCAACGCTAA
- a CDS encoding GNAT family N-acetyltransferase produces the protein MIEPPYLETPRARIRIADEADAPKLLHYRLENRAHLSPWEPLRENEYYTLEHCARTIADSRELARQDRGYLLMAFDHAEQSILATCNFAHLVRGAFQACHVGYGVAARMQGQGLMREILEPSTAWAFGALNLHRVMANYLPRNERSARLLASLGFEREGYAKRYLQIAGVWEDHILTARIRPDA, from the coding sequence GTGATCGAACCGCCGTATCTGGAAACACCACGTGCACGTATTCGTATCGCCGACGAAGCTGATGCGCCGAAACTGCTGCATTATCGCCTGGAAAATCGCGCTCATTTGTCCCCGTGGGAACCGTTGCGCGAAAACGAGTACTACACGCTGGAACATTGCGCGAGAACGATCGCGGACAGTCGCGAGCTCGCTCGGCAGGATCGCGGCTATCTGCTGATGGCGTTCGATCATGCCGAGCAATCGATCCTTGCAACGTGCAACTTCGCCCACCTCGTGCGCGGCGCGTTTCAGGCATGTCACGTCGGATACGGCGTGGCCGCGCGCATGCAAGGACAAGGTTTGATGCGGGAGATTCTGGAGCCGAGTACCGCCTGGGCGTTCGGCGCGTTGAATCTGCATCGCGTCATGGCGAACTATCTGCCGCGCAACGAACGCAGCGCAAGGTTACTGGCCTCGCTGGGATTCGAACGCGAAGGTTACGCCAAGCGTTATCTGCAGATCGCCGGCGTGTGGGAGGACCACATCCTCACCGCACGTATTCGACCGGATGCGTGA
- a CDS encoding metallophosphoesterase produces MTHETDDSHADGRRQFLKCMAWAGAGTLWLMKSGVLHAHPLGDAMPNVKDATFSFVQISDSHIGFHKAPNPDVAATLRRSLALINTQNERPTFLLHTGDLTHLSKPEEFDTLAGLMQQARVSRTFYVPGEHDVIGDNGAEFFRRFGEKQHEGGWYSFDQNGVHFVALINVLNLKAGGLGSLGTDQLAWLKSDLAGLSAETPVVVFAHMPLWSLYPQWGWGTDDSAEAISYLRRFGSVTVLNGHIHQIQQKVEGTITFYTARSTAYPQPAPGDGPAPGPLQSVKPDALHRYLGIRDVRHVQASSALAVTDEALS; encoded by the coding sequence ATGACACACGAAACCGATGACAGCCACGCCGACGGCCGGCGCCAATTTCTTAAATGCATGGCTTGGGCCGGGGCAGGCACGTTGTGGCTGATGAAGAGCGGGGTGCTCCACGCGCATCCGCTGGGCGATGCCATGCCCAATGTAAAAGACGCTACTTTCAGCTTTGTGCAGATCAGCGATTCGCATATCGGTTTTCACAAAGCGCCCAATCCGGATGTCGCCGCAACGCTTCGCCGTTCGTTGGCGTTGATCAATACACAAAACGAGCGGCCCACCTTTTTGCTGCATACCGGCGACCTGACGCATCTTTCCAAGCCGGAGGAATTCGACACGCTGGCCGGCTTGATGCAGCAGGCGCGCGTCAGTCGCACGTTCTACGTACCCGGCGAACACGATGTGATCGGCGACAACGGCGCGGAGTTTTTCCGCCGCTTCGGCGAAAAGCAGCACGAGGGCGGCTGGTACAGCTTCGATCAGAACGGCGTGCACTTTGTCGCCTTGATCAACGTGCTCAATCTCAAAGCGGGAGGCTTGGGTTCGCTAGGTACCGACCAGTTGGCGTGGCTGAAGAGCGACCTCGCGGGCCTATCCGCCGAAACGCCTGTCGTGGTGTTTGCGCATATGCCGCTGTGGTCGCTTTATCCGCAGTGGGGATGGGGCACGGACGACAGTGCGGAAGCGATATCGTATTTGCGTCGGTTCGGTTCCGTCACGGTATTGAACGGACATATCCATCAGATCCAGCAGAAAGTGGAAGGCACGATTACCTTCTACACCGCGCGTTCGACCGCTTATCCGCAACCCGCACCCGGCGATGGGCCTGCGCCTGGACCGCTGCAAAGCGTGAAGCCGGATGCGCTGCATCGCTATCTGGGCATTCGCGATGTGCGGCATGTGCAGGCCAGCAGCGCGCTCGCCGTGACGGATGAGGCGCTGTCATGA
- a CDS encoding organic hydroperoxide resistance protein, whose translation MSNPTKVLYTATATAKGGREGHIHSSDGVLDFDLKVPKELGGPGGHGSNPEQLFAAGYAACFEGAVRYVAREKKVALKDASVTGHVGIGPRDPAGFAIAVKLEVSLPGIDHAVAQELVDIAHRDICPYSHATRGNVDVQISLV comes from the coding sequence ATGAGCAACCCCACCAAAGTTCTCTATACCGCCACAGCCACCGCCAAGGGCGGCCGCGAAGGCCACATCCACAGCAGCGACGGCGTGCTGGATTTCGATCTGAAAGTGCCGAAGGAACTCGGCGGCCCGGGCGGCCACGGCAGCAATCCGGAGCAATTGTTCGCGGCCGGCTACGCAGCCTGCTTCGAAGGCGCGGTGCGTTACGTCGCACGCGAAAAGAAGGTTGCGTTGAAGGATGCATCGGTCACCGGCCACGTCGGCATCGGTCCGCGCGATCCCGCCGGTTTCGCCATCGCAGTGAAGTTGGAAGTGAGCTTGCCCGGCATCGATCACGCCGTGGCGCAAGAACTGGTCGATATCGCGCATCGCGACATCTGCCCGTATTCGCACGCTACGCGCGGCAATGTGGATGTGCAGATCAGCCTGGTTTGA
- a CDS encoding MFS transporter, whose translation MSVLSALRELNHEQRHTVLASFLGWTLDAFDYFLFTFVIVGIAKEFHVDRTEVTLGVFLTLAARPVGALLFGRLADRFGRRPILMIDVILFSLFELTTAFAPTITLLLASRFLFGVAMGGEWGIGASLAMESIPPKSRGLVSGLLQSGYPCGFFLGALVNWLLIDHIGWRGLFVVGALPALMVLYIRRNVPESPAWEATQATHGKRSLGEAMRGHWKLAIYLMCLMAAFNMFSHGSQDMYHTFEEVNLHLPTGSGAAFVLVAMLNLGALVGGIYFGAWSERIGRRRAMIIAALLAIPVIPLWTYGGSLLLLGIGAFLIQVMVQGAWGVVPTHLNELSPDAVRGTLPGFAYQMGNLLAAGTATAQSWLASQGAGLPLVMSLWIAGVAMLLALLVWLGPEARGVRFGS comes from the coding sequence ATGTCCGTTCTGTCCGCCTTGCGTGAGTTGAATCACGAGCAACGGCATACCGTGCTGGCGAGCTTCCTGGGATGGACGCTGGACGCGTTCGATTATTTCCTCTTTACCTTCGTCATCGTCGGCATTGCGAAGGAATTTCATGTCGACCGCACCGAAGTGACGCTAGGTGTGTTTCTCACCCTGGCGGCGCGCCCCGTAGGCGCTTTGCTGTTCGGTCGATTGGCAGATCGCTTCGGTCGTCGTCCAATCCTGATGATCGATGTGATTCTGTTTTCGCTGTTCGAATTGACCACGGCGTTTGCGCCCACGATTACGTTGTTGTTGGCGTCGCGCTTTTTGTTTGGCGTGGCGATGGGCGGCGAGTGGGGCATCGGCGCGTCGTTGGCGATGGAGTCGATTCCGCCGAAATCGCGCGGGCTGGTGTCGGGGTTATTGCAGAGCGGCTATCCCTGCGGGTTTTTCCTGGGCGCGCTGGTGAATTGGTTGCTGATCGATCACATCGGTTGGCGCGGTTTGTTCGTAGTGGGCGCGCTGCCGGCGTTGATGGTGTTGTACATCCGTCGCAACGTGCCCGAATCGCCGGCGTGGGAAGCCACGCAAGCCACGCATGGCAAACGCAGCCTCGGCGAGGCGATGCGCGGTCACTGGAAGCTCGCGATTTATCTGATGTGCCTGATGGCGGCATTCAATATGTTCAGCCACGGCTCGCAGGACATGTATCACACGTTCGAAGAAGTGAATCTGCATTTGCCGACCGGATCGGGCGCGGCGTTTGTGCTGGTGGCGATGCTCAATCTGGGCGCATTGGTGGGCGGGATCTATTTCGGTGCATGGTCGGAGCGTATCGGTCGTCGTCGCGCGATGATCATCGCCGCCTTGCTGGCCATTCCGGTGATTCCGCTATGGACGTATGGCGGCTCGTTGCTGTTGCTGGGCATCGGCGCGTTCTTGATCCAGGTGATGGTGCAGGGCGCCTGGGGCGTGGTGCCGACGCATCTGAACGAGCTTTCGCCGGACGCCGTGCGCGGCACCTTGCCCGGATTTGCCTATCAGATGGGCAATCTGCTCGCCGCCGGCACTGCCACCGCGCAATCCTGGCTGGCCTCGCAGGGCGCCGGCTTGCCGCTGGTGATGTCGCTGTGGATCGCCGGCGTAGCGATGTTGCTGGCGCTGCTCGTCTGGCTGGGGCCCGAGGCGCGTGGGGTGCGCTTCGGTAGCTGA
- a CDS encoding SDR family NAD(P)-dependent oxidoreductase codes for MKNRLKDRIALVTGASSGIGEATALALAEQGAKVAIAARRKDRLDQLATKLAGLGADPLVLVADLALEAEAQRIVRETETHYGRLDILVNNAGVMYLEPVAEADLGRWRRMLELNVLSLIASTQAALAGMRARREGHIVNISSVAGRVANPNSAAYAATKFGVVGFSESLRREVYKDNIRVSVIEPGLVDTELRDHIGHASVKQALNTVASGMRQLQSEDIADVILFCVTRPDYVCINEVLMRPTDQER; via the coding sequence ATGAAAAACCGTCTGAAAGATCGCATTGCGTTGGTTACGGGGGCGTCGTCGGGCATCGGCGAAGCGACCGCGCTGGCCCTCGCCGAACAAGGCGCCAAGGTGGCGATCGCGGCGCGGCGCAAGGATCGCCTTGATCAGCTCGCTACCAAGCTGGCTGGACTGGGTGCGGACCCTTTGGTGCTGGTGGCGGACCTTGCTTTGGAAGCCGAGGCCCAACGCATCGTGCGAGAAACGGAGACGCATTACGGCCGACTCGATATCCTCGTCAACAACGCCGGCGTGATGTATCTGGAGCCAGTCGCCGAGGCGGATCTAGGGCGCTGGCGCCGAATGTTGGAGTTGAATGTGCTCAGCCTTATCGCTTCCACGCAGGCCGCGCTCGCCGGCATGCGCGCGCGGCGCGAGGGGCATATCGTCAATATCTCTTCGGTGGCCGGGCGTGTCGCCAATCCCAATTCGGCGGCTTACGCGGCGACCAAGTTCGGCGTAGTGGGTTTTTCCGAATCGCTGCGACGCGAGGTTTATAAAGACAATATTCGTGTCAGCGTGATCGAGCCGGGTTTAGTGGATACAGAATTGCGCGATCACATCGGCCACGCGTCCGTGAAACAGGCACTCAACACCGTCGCGAGCGGCATGCGTCAATTGCAGTCTGAAGATATCGCCGACGTGATTTTGTTCTGCGTGACGCGACCGGACTATGTGTGCATCAACGAAGTACTGATGCGTCCCACCGATCAAGAGCGCTAA
- a CDS encoding peptidylprolyl isomerase: MKAGKDKVIAFHYTLTVDGEKVESSHESGQPLWILLGHGQLIPGLEKALEEHGAGDTLQVEIPPSEGYGERQDGQIQRVPKKYFQQGNRLKPGMVTVLSLKQGGQRAVTVHKVGMSTVDVDLNHPMAGKTLSFDVAIQEVRDATEEEIQHGHAHPPGAEAH; encoded by the coding sequence ATGAAGGCTGGGAAGGACAAGGTCATCGCGTTCCACTACACGCTTACCGTGGACGGCGAGAAGGTTGAAAGCTCGCACGAGAGCGGGCAGCCGTTGTGGATACTGCTTGGCCACGGCCAGCTCATCCCGGGCCTGGAAAAGGCGCTGGAAGAACACGGCGCCGGCGATACGCTGCAGGTGGAGATTCCGCCTTCCGAAGGCTATGGCGAGCGCCAGGACGGTCAGATCCAGCGCGTGCCGAAGAAGTATTTCCAACAGGGCAATCGCTTGAAGCCGGGCATGGTCACAGTGTTGTCGCTCAAGCAGGGCGGCCAGCGCGCGGTGACGGTGCACAAAGTTGGCATGAGCACGGTCGACGTGGATCTTAACCATCCGATGGCCGGCAAGACGCTGAGCTTCGACGTTGCAATTCAAGAAGTGCGCGACGCGACGGAAGAAGAAATTCAGCACGGTCATGCGCATCCGCCGGGTGCGGAAGCGCACTAA
- a CDS encoding DEAD/DEAH box helicase, whose product MSSPSPDSAPAVAGFSSLALAPEVLRALTDVGYESPSPIQAATIPPLLEGRDVLGQAQTGTGKTAAFALPILSRMEMRPGKPQALVLAPTRELAIQVAEAFQRYAAHMPGFQVLPIYGGQGYGPQLHALRRGVHLVVGTPGRVIDHLDRGTLDLSELRFIVLDEADEMLRMGFIDDVEKVLQATPPQRQVALFSATMPPPIRKIAQQHLKEPVEVTIKAATTTAANIRQRYWWVSGMHKLDAMTRILEAEPFDAMIIFARTKQATEELAEKLQARGLAAAAINGDIAQPQRERVIQQLKDGKLDILVATDVAARGLDVERISHVLNYDIPYDTESYVHRIGRTGRAGRSGEAILFVTPREKGMLRAIERATRQPIDEMKLPTVEAVNDRRIARFKQSISDTLAIGGLEQFQQLIEQFEQEHNIPAVEIAAALARIAQGDRPLLLEPPAKREFSKEREPREARAPRSHDGDSRRPQREPRRHEDDQRHAGPRQVRAHATESGKRTYRIEVGHEHGVKPGNIIGAIANEAGLDAQYIGRLSIRGNYSLIDLPDGMPGEVFQHLKKVWVNQQMLHISEWDGNEDDAGSQPPRKPSFKPAHARGHGGKPRPHGHGGGKPPRRK is encoded by the coding sequence ATGTCGTCCCCGTCTCCTGACTCCGCTCCGGCCGTTGCTGGCTTCTCTTCGCTTGCGCTCGCGCCGGAGGTGCTGCGTGCGTTGACCGATGTGGGCTACGAATCGCCTTCGCCGATCCAGGCGGCGACCATTCCGCCGTTGCTGGAAGGCCGCGACGTGCTGGGACAAGCGCAAACCGGCACCGGCAAAACCGCGGCCTTCGCGCTACCGATCCTTTCGCGCATGGAAATGCGCCCCGGCAAGCCGCAAGCCTTGGTATTGGCGCCGACGCGCGAATTGGCCATCCAGGTGGCCGAAGCGTTTCAGCGCTACGCCGCGCATATGCCGGGGTTTCAGGTGCTGCCGATTTACGGTGGCCAAGGTTACGGTCCGCAGCTGCATGCGTTGCGTCGCGGCGTGCATCTCGTGGTTGGTACGCCGGGTCGCGTGATCGATCATCTGGATCGCGGCACGCTGGATCTTTCCGAACTTCGTTTCATCGTGCTCGACGAAGCCGATGAAATGCTGCGCATGGGCTTTATCGACGATGTCGAGAAAGTGCTGCAAGCCACACCGCCGCAGCGCCAGGTGGCGTTGTTCTCCGCCACGATGCCGCCGCCGATCCGCAAGATCGCCCAGCAGCATCTGAAGGAACCGGTGGAAGTCACCATCAAAGCCGCCACCACGACGGCCGCCAATATCCGTCAGCGTTACTGGTGGGTGAGCGGCATGCACAAGCTGGATGCGATGACGCGCATTCTGGAAGCCGAGCCGTTCGACGCGATGATCATCTTCGCGCGTACCAAGCAGGCGACCGAAGAATTGGCCGAAAAACTGCAGGCGCGCGGTCTTGCCGCCGCCGCGATTAACGGCGATATCGCACAGCCGCAACGCGAACGCGTGATTCAACAGCTTAAGGACGGCAAGCTCGATATTCTCGTCGCCACCGACGTCGCCGCACGCGGCCTGGACGTGGAACGCATCAGCCACGTGTTGAACTACGACATCCCGTACGACACCGAAAGCTACGTGCACCGCATCGGCCGCACCGGCCGCGCGGGTCGTAGCGGCGAAGCGATTCTGTTCGTCACGCCACGCGAAAAAGGCATGCTGCGCGCGATCGAACGCGCCACGCGCCAGCCGATCGATGAAATGAAGCTGCCCACCGTGGAAGCGGTTAACGATCGTCGCATCGCGCGCTTCAAGCAAAGCATCAGCGACACGCTCGCCATCGGCGGTCTGGAGCAATTCCAGCAGCTGATCGAGCAGTTCGAGCAGGAACACAATATTCCGGCCGTTGAAATCGCTGCGGCTTTGGCGCGCATTGCGCAAGGCGATCGCCCGCTGCTGCTTGAGCCGCCGGCGAAACGCGAATTCAGCAAAGAGCGCGAACCGCGCGAAGCGCGCGCACCGCGTTCGCACGACGGCGATTCGCGTCGTCCGCAACGCGAGCCACGTCGTCATGAAGACGATCAACGTCATGCCGGTCCGCGCCAGGTTCGCGCGCACGCCACCGAATCGGGCAAGCGCACCTATCGCATCGAAGTCGGTCACGAACATGGCGTGAAGCCCGGCAATATCATCGGCGCCATCGCCAACGAAGCCGGACTGGACGCGCAGTACATCGGCCGTCTGAGCATTCGCGGCAATTACAGCCTGATCGACCTGCCCGACGGGATGCCGGGCGAAGTGTTTCAGCATCTGAAAAAAGTCTGGGTGAATCAGCAGATGCTGCACATCAGCGAATGGGACGGCAACGAGGACGACGCCGGTTCGCAACCGCCGCGCAAGCCTTCGTTCAAACCGGCCCATGCGCGTGGCCACGGCGGCAAGCCGCGTCCGCACGGGCATGGCGGCGGTAAGCCGCCGCGTCGTAAGTGA
- a CDS encoding cupredoxin family copper-binding protein — MSAIPRSGFTLSIALMLGCLTHSGAAADATPPNAKAYAIAIQNFAFAPKMLTIPVGTRVTWTNRDEEPHVITSAGAQFVSSKALDTGDTYGVTFSKPGTYAYYCSIHPMMVGTITVQ, encoded by the coding sequence ATGAGCGCGATACCTCGTTCCGGATTTACGCTGTCGATCGCGCTGATGCTGGGTTGTCTCACGCATTCCGGCGCCGCCGCGGACGCCACGCCGCCGAACGCCAAAGCATACGCAATCGCCATTCAAAATTTCGCGTTTGCGCCGAAGATGCTTACGATTCCCGTCGGCACGCGCGTGACGTGGACCAATCGCGACGAGGAGCCGCACGTGATCACCAGCGCTGGCGCGCAGTTCGTATCGTCCAAAGCGCTGGATACTGGCGACACTTATGGCGTGACTTTTTCAAAGCCCGGCACTTACGCTTACTACTGTTCGATCCACCCGATGATGGTGGGCACGATCACCGTGCAGTGA